In Acomys russatus chromosome 13, mAcoRus1.1, whole genome shotgun sequence, the genomic stretch AACTCCAATATATTCACTTGTGAAGTGTAATTCTTAAATGTgtgctctcaaaaaaaaaaaaaaactttccaaaaTGCTTAAAAGTAATTTGGCGTAAAAGtccagggggctagagagacggcgtGGGGGCTGGTGCTCTCGCAGGGGACCTAAGTTCCATTCTGAGcatccatgtggcagctcacaacctcccaACTCCAAGGACTGgaaccctcttccggcctctgtgggcaccgcacacgtatgcacacatacatgcatggatGGAAACACgcatatgtaaaacaaaaataagcaattCTTCCTTAAAAGATAATCTAACTCTAATTTCATAGCTCAAGCTAGTTTTTCCGATTCTtttctatatatgtatctgtttgaaaaaccaaaacataagaagccatggaagaaaaTTTCATGGCTACAACACGCATCCACTAACAAACAGAAGCTTCAGAACCTGAAAGAACAAtacaatttataatttatagaaaCACATGCATCCAAACCGCTACCATGTAACTCCCTCATGCCTGTTAGCATCTTCCCGCAAACCTTCCCCACAGGCCCACACTGCACCAAACACAAGCACTGGTGAGATTCCCGTGCACACCAGTAAAACTTGTGACATTCGTGTGCAACCCAAACAGTGCACAGGGAAAGGATAGATCCCCATCACAGTTCTTTTCTTTGGgggttctgcttttttttttttttttcagtcacaaACTATTTATTTTGAAGCTATGGTTTGTCAAATGCACAATTAAATTCTGCAGCCAAAATAACAGCAGTGGCAACAAAACTTCTAATACGTTACTGTTCCCCAGCACACCCTAGATTTTAGAGTCtgtcatttctgtcatttttgtaAAGGTATTGACTAAAATAATCACCGATGGGACACACATTCTAAAGGCAGGGCCTGTCTAGCACAGACGAGGCCACACCTGTCTCGCAAGACAAAGAAGTGACAAACTAGGCATCTCAGTGCGCCTCTTCAAGTCCGCTGCGGctgcagagacagggggattgctaagagttcagggtcagcctgtgCAACACAGTGAAGCCTGGGTCAGCTTCTATATcagagtgaggccctgcctcaaaaccaacaAAAGGGGTCTCAGGAAGACAGCTTTACCTGTGGCCAGCGTCGGGCTGTGGGTCACACGCATGGTCAGTCCTCAAGGGCCACTCAAGGGACagggctgaacccagggcctgcgCCTGCTGTGGGCAGGCGGGTGGCagggctgaacccagggcctgcacCTGCTGTGGGCAGGCGGGTGGCagggctgaacccagggcctgcacctgctgtgggcaggcaggtgacaaagctgaacccagggcctgcacCTGCTGTGGGCAGGCGGGTGTCagggctgaacccagggcctgcaaCTGCTGTGGGCAGGCGGGTGGCAgagctgaacccagggcctgcacCTGCTGTGGGCAGGCGGGTGACAaagctgaacccagggcctgcacCTGCTGTGGGCAGGCGGGTGTCagggctgaacccagggcctgcacctgctgtgggcaggcaggtgacaaagctgaacccagggcctgcacCTGCTGTGGGCAGGCGGGTGGCagggctgaacccagggcctgcacctgctgtgggcaggcaggtgacagagctgaacccagggcctgcacCTGCTGTGGGCAGGCGGGTGGCagggctgaacccagggcctgcacctgctgtgggcaggcaggtgacaaagctgaacccagggcctgcacCTGCTGTGGGCAGGCGGGTGTCagggctgaacccagggcctgcacCTGCTGTGGGCAGGCGGGTGTCagggctgaacccagggcctgcacCTGCTGTGGGCAGGCGGGTGTCagggctgaacccagggcctgcacCTGCTGTGGGCAGGCGGGTGACAaagctgaacccagggcctgcacCTGCTGTGGGCAGGCGGGTGGCagggctgaacccagggcctgcacctgctgtgggcaggcaggtgacagagctgaacccagggcctgcacctgctgtgggcaggcaggtgacaaagctgaacccagggcctgcacCTGCTGTGGGCAGGCGGGTGACAgagctgaacccagggcctgcacCTGCGGTGGGCAGGCGGGTGGCCGGGCCCCAGCCTCACCTGCTTAAAGGCCTGAAGCACCTCTGCTCTCTGGCTGAAGTGCTTGAAGAGCAGCTGTAGCGCGCCGGACAGCAGTGGAGGATAGTCGTGCATGATGAGGTGGATGAGGACCCGCAGGAACGTCCTGCCTCCCTCATCGTCCAGCTGAACCGGGGTTTTCTCCTTCCTATAAAACCAGAAGTAAATCCAAAATAACACGTCATGTGACATCTGCATTAAAAGCCATTTAAACTGTATCATGTTTCTAAGCTTAAAGCCCAGATTTcccaaaataagaaacaaaaaggaagacgTTGCTACTTCTTCATTTTATAACATTGATGAGGGGACAATGACAAAGGTGGTTTCTCAGTAAATATCAAGAAGTGATCATCAGAGGGGAAAACAGGCATTTAAATGACCCTCAAATCATTCTTCATTAATAGTTActtagcatataaaataataggTTTCTCGATGACATTTTCATACGTAGTTCATTGTTTGCTCAAATTCCCCACTATCCCTCTTTAGCTTCCCTGCCCCGCACTCATCCCTTCCCCCTCAGGCTCCATTCTGCAAAAGCCTGGAGTGCCGACTTTGACCGATGCATGGATTTCCCCAGGGCCCAAGAGATGAGCACACTGCAGACTGGGAGGGCCAGTCACTAACGCACAGCCATCACCAGTGGGGTCTGTGTTTGGCACAGTGTCACAGGATATCTGATCACACTGTGAATCCGGAGATTTTATACTAGGGAAACCTGTCCCTaggtgtggtgtggctcagccctagcacacaccttccATCTCAGAGCTTTCTGTACGCGGGagtaaataaagtcaaccataggtcaaaaGGCAGAGCGAGCAAGCAGTTAACATGGAGTGAACATAGGGGGGAAACCATAGAGTAAGAGGAAGTGTGCAGGACGGATAGGGTGACGCACAGGatgtagaaaggagggacattcgGTTTGAAGAGTTTTTAGACAGTGTAGAGAagaagggctttttccttctgggtcgTCAGCTGAGGAAAAAAGGCCAGCTGGgcgcttcctctgcctctctgagctatgAGGCTTCCAcgccagcatctggctcctgagtcgtTACTGGTAAAATGGACCgcttgggattttgtttaaacaACAGCACAGCGGGACTGGGAACAAGATTCCCCTGGAGTGAAAGGTCCATCTGAaggcatgtgctgctgctgctgggctggCTTTGTGCCTGGGCAAACATTATAGGTGACAACTGTGCAAGCCTACACAGCCCATCTCAGACATGTGCTATGTAATATGTGCAGGTTACATGGTGGAGGGAAGATAGATATGGCAGAGAGACAGACGTATAAACAGGTGCAGAGATAGGACAACAGATAGGCGCACATATAAATGATATGTGGGATTGACACACAGATTACAGGTACATGATACATGATACATCAATAGGTACAGTCAGACAGGCGACTGACAGACatgacatataaatatacatagatGAAGCGCTGACATGTAGGTGGCTTTTCAAGGATAGGTACGGAGAGATATATagatgacagacacacagatgacaGACAGAGTACAATCTATTGATTCTAGGATCATGATGAACAAAGCAATATAaagttaaatgaaacaaaaaagatgtgATCTAGTCAGGAGACAAGGAGCGTGAGCTGAtgatgaccacacacacacacacacacacacacacacacacacccagtcaCATTCACTCTCTcatatacagatacatacacacacacacgcacacgcacacgcacgcacacacacacactcagtcacattCACTCTctcacatacagatacacacacacacacacacatgcacacacacacgcacacacatgcacacacacatgcacacacacactcagtcacattCACTCTctcacatacagatacatacacacacgcacacacacatgcacacacacactcagtcacattCACTCTctcacatacagatacatacacacgcacacacacacgcgcacacacacacatactcagtcaCATTCACTCTctcacatacagatacatacacacacgcacacacacatgcacacacacacacgcacacacatgcacacacacacatgcacacacacattcagtcaCATTCACTCTctcacatacagatacatacacacacacacacacacgcacacacacacacacacattgagtcACTCACTCTCACTCATATACAGATACGtacttatacacatacacacaggcacacacatattcacatattaTCTCATACACagtcagatacacacacacacgcacacacacacacagtaacatatacatatacacatactctctcacacacacacaatcacacatgcacatacatatactctgtcacacacacgtacacacagtcacatacacactcacacatacagacacagtcACACTAACATATACAcattctcacacatgcacatatatactcacatacatacacagactcatacacacatgtgcacacatgcacacacacacacacacacacacacacactgaaataatgGTTAAAAGTATACTCAACACATAAGCCAGTAACAGTCACTTACTCTCACTCTCAAGTACCACATTCTGTGTATGGCTGCACGTGCCACACACTGGCACAGATGGCTGGGTGGGGGTTCCCACCCGATGAACACACTACAATCTGCCAATCTGAGAGGTCAGTCTCTCTAGGAAATGTTCAGTTCTTGCCATGTTACAGAACGCAACTCTACCGCCATCAGTCTACCATTGCAGCCATCACTGATCAGGGTCATTCTGCATCATGTCTGTGTTTAAGATGAAATCATAGACTGGCTTTACCTTTATTCCcccagaataataaaatatttaaataggaaATCATAACAGAAGTCagtatcaaaacagaaaataaggctATGCCCAATGTTCACTCAACTATAAATTTTTGGGAGTTCTATCCTCCCTttgtccctctttccctccctcccttcctccctccctcccttcctttctccctcgtTCCCTctgtacctccctccctctctccctccctccttccctctgtacctccctccctctctccctccctccttccctctgtacctccctccctctctccctccctccttccctctgtacctccctcctctctctccctcctctcctagtcAGACCTCACTGTGCAGTGTAGGCTAGCATGTGAATCTTGGGGTTCTGTTAAATATTAATTCTTGTTCCCCCTTCCAGAAAAACAGGCAGTAAGGAGTTTAGTATAAACATCTTATCTCCTCTGTAACAAAACTGAATCTCAGTAACTCTGAGGTTTACTTTCTCATTTTGGTTAGtatttcatttctgaaaaataaGCTTTACAGCACTGCATGCCAGGGATGCGGTGGCAAAGGAGAGTGGTCACGCCACAGGGAGAGTGGTCACGCCACGGGGAGAGTGGTCATGCCACGGGGAGAATGGTCACGCCACGGGcacctcattttcttccttcaaggACACTTCCAACTGGCAGAAATGCCTGGTGTCTCCTGCATAAAGTTAAGGATAGCATTGAAAGACACCACTTTACTGTCTCAACTATCTGAGACTTGGGGAAGAGATAGCTACAAAACACCACGATGTTTACATCAGGGGAACCAAAGGGCATTTGTATTCTCTCATTATCTAAGGAAATCAAAGCTGAGACTTCAGAGAACATTAAGTACGTGGATTTCATTGCTCtcgtttttaaaaatgacttgtgTAAGAGACATGCTCTTTCCTCAGGTAAATGAAATGTAAACCTTTATTTCTGGCCAAAATTCCGGTAGCAGCAACCGGGGCATCCAAACATGTATGAAAAGATGAACGATAACAAACTGTGAAAAAACTCAGGGTAAGACAATTCACATACAAGACAAAGACTGACTACAGTACCTTCCGGCAAACATCGTCTCTGCCTGAGCTGCAATCTCGTCGATGTCAGGAACAGGAGCTGTGAAGACACGCAGTGAATGTCTTTATTTCATCCTAACTCATGTTCGTGTTCACCTCCgtgaacattttttattttaataccttTTTGTGACACTGAAtgttaattgttaagaaaattacGATGTAGTTCCACTTAATCAGTGTGATGGAGCTTTGTCAACTCACACAACGTAGAATCACCCAGGAAGACACTTCAATGAGGAATTGTCTAAATTGGGTTAGCCTGCGGGcatgggcgggggcggggcctgtCGTGATTACTAATGTTCACAGATGTGGGCAGATCCAGCCCACCATGGGTGGCACCGTGCCCTCAGTATAAGGCCCTCAATTGCTCAAGAGTGCAGAAGccaagctgagcacaagcaagtgcatgtgtgtgcacgtgtttcCATCTTGTCCTGACTAGATACGGTGTGACCAGCTCTCTCAAGGACGCGCTGTGACTTCCCTGCCAGGATGGGCTGTAACCTGGACATACAAACTGAAATGAGCCCCTTTCTCAccctaaattgcttttgctgAAGcatttttttatcacagcaacagaaaaagaaaactgggacAAACTTAACATCTTCGCTGAGGTTTCTGCGTGTGTAGGTGTGTATTTAGATGCTGTATACTGAATCCAGGGCTGCAAACGTGATGTCCCCCCATTTAATATGAGCTACACTTTAGCATATTGTTGTCATCAAATGAATGTGTTAAAAGATCAAAAGGTGTCGTTACAAATGGGCTcttatttataaatgtgtgtatatgtgcacttcACAtgtcaaatatatgtgtgtgcctacataAAAATGCACTAGCGATGGCACAGGAAAGCAATTCTgttcttctttacttttatttaacctgtgtggatgttttgcctgcaccacCTATGTGCAGTgtccacaggggccagaagaaggtgtcagatgccctgggactagAGCTACgtacaggtgtgagccagcatgtgggtgttgggaatctgCCCAGCGTTtggaaagagcagtcagtgttcttaggagctgagccatctctctggccccaagggaaaatcacttttttaaaaaatcaaaatccatATAAAAAGGCATGCCGCAGTGCATCCCATCATCGTGACCTTTCTGCCACACTTGAAGctctttctggttttcttgtAGAACAAGGTTATTTGCTATGTGATGCAATTATCTCTAGGACATGGAAACAAAAGAGCAAGattcaaaaataaggaaaatcctatacacacacacacatgtgcaagtgtgcGCAGAAAGACACTGGCTCCATCGGAGACAGGATATTCAGGGGTGCCCTCAACCTTTGCTTGAGTACTTTACTGACATGCAGGGCTCATGTTTCCAGAAGTCTGGCTTCTGGGAGCCAATAACTGTTCCGTTTCTGTCAACACACCCGCCAGCATCCCGCCAGCGTGGCTTTCTGGTCATGCCTGATGGTTCCTGGAATCAGTCCTTTGGGGTTCTGTACTTCTGGGAAACTGCAGTGCTGCAGGGATGCCAGGACTGGCTCCTCATGCGGGCAGAATGGGGGCTGCCCATCGGCCTGCAGAGCAACGGTGGAGCGACTGGCCTGGTCTCATTTGCCCTACACTAGTGTCGATAAATCCTTGCCCAACAGACTGATGGGTGGAGAAGAAGGTGGCTCCTAACACTGGGAGTTTCCTGTCTGTGCACAACTGCTGGGCTCAGAAGAGCTCTGTTAACTGTTGGGTTGTCTATGTCCTAGGATGTTAGTTTAGAGCCGCCAGGACTGACCCAGAGAAAGGTGAGTGAGTATTTCTCTGTCTTCACGAAATCCCTTCTGCAGCCTCAAAATTTTACAGCCATTTTTACGCTCTTTGGGATTATGTTCCAAGTCTCAGAAACTTTCTAGTTTTTAAGTGTGAGATTGAATTCCAAAGCAAAAGACACAGAGCCCAAGTGGCACTGCAGGCAAGCCTTTGGGGAGCCCTTGCTCACTCTTGGCTGCTCCCTGGCTAACCGTGGCCTGCCCACACACACTGCCCTTCTCAGCCGCACTGCAGGCTGCTCCCTGGCTAACCGTGGCCTGCCCACATACACTGCCCTTCTCAGCCACACTGCAGGCTGCTCCCTGGCTAACTGTGGCCTGTCCACACACACTGCCCTTCTCAGCCACACTGCAGGCTGCTCCCTGGCTAACTGTGGCCTGTCCACACACACTGCCCTTCTCAGCCACACTGCAGGCTGCTCCCTGGCTAACCGTGGCCTGCCCACACACACTGCCCTTCTCAGCCGCACTGCAGGCTGCTCACTGGCTAACCGTGGCCTGCCCACACACACTGCCCTTCTTAGCTGCACTGCAGGCTGCTCACTGGCTAACCGTGGCCTGCCCACACACACTGCCCTTCTCAGCCGCACTGCAGGCTGCTCACTGGCTAACCGTGGCCTGCCCACACACACTGCCCTTCTTAGCTGCACTGCAGGCTGCTCACTGGCTAACCGTGGCCTGCCCACACACACTGCCCTTCTTAGCTGCACTGCAGGCTGCTCCCTGGCTAACTGTGGCCTGTCCACACACACTGCCCTTCTCAGCTGCAGGCTGCTCTTGGATACAGGAATGGACATATTTCACAGATTTTCACCAAAGTAACATAATGTACAGAGGACTGAGACGCTGGGGCTACGAGGCCTCGGGGCTCCGAGACTTTGATGGCTGTGGTCCTCCTCACTGCCAACCTGCCTGGAAACACCTGGCTGTGTCTGTGAGGGCCCTGGGGGTGGAAGATGCCACCCCTGGGGAAGTGAGGTGACACCAGCACCCACCTGTCCTGCTTCCTGACTAGTCAGCCACCTCACGCCCCACCCCTTACTGCCCCCTCCACCAGGAACTGTATCTCCTCAAACCCTAAGTCAAAGCGAGACCTTCCTCCTTCGTCACTGCAGCAAGTGACAAGTCCCTCCTCCCATCCATGAAGCGGAGTGATAAATGGCAGCCCTACTCATCACAGCGTTAGGACGGGGACACACACGAGATGTGGAGTGAAATAACAGCAAGTCCTTCCTTGTCTTGTGCTGCTCTGTCTCATTGTGGATGTTGTCACCTCCTGACCAAGAAATACTTCTGCTTAAAGATATGAAAGGTGCTGGGAGGTCTTTAAAAAGCtagttaaatacacacacacacatgccacacacatacatatgcacacatatgcatacatatatacacacacacacatatatacacacagaccacacacgtttacacacacttgcacacacatacacacagatatgcatgtgcacatggagtTTGAACTGAAGCCTTCTGCACAGGTAGACAGTGCTACTTCTAGAAAACATggattattaaattaaaatctcagTGCAAGGCACAGAATGGCTCCCTGTGATTATTGATCAGAGAAGCCCCTGGGGGACCCCGAACAACACAGGTTATTTCCATTGTTCTGGGTTGCACACCGAAACTCAGTGGCGAGACCTAATCGCTGGAGACCCCCCTCCCTTTGGTttcaagacacagagaaaccaacctCAGCAAACCAGGAAGCTTTCCTTCTGCTGGCCAGCTCACATAGAGCCAAGCTGTGCTAGCAGGCTTCAGAAGGAGAAAGGACTTCAAGCCTTACCCAGTGCTGGACCTTGCATAGTTCAATACTAACATGCTGGCAAGttgtgcccactggtgcaatgcTGGCACAATGGCTACAGGGGTAACCAGCCACTTATTGATTGGATATGAGGCCTGAACCACAGGAGGGATTTCGTGCCTGCTCAAAAGCTCCTGACTGGGCAGATCACAGGCCCCACCACAGAGCCTGCTATTGTTGTTTTCCTAAATGCCTGTGCTGACAAACAGCTTtccatgcacacatgcttgtCTGCAtagctctgtgctgctctcagctctggccagagaagcttctttctccaCAGTCAACAATTAATGTCGATAACCGGTCaaaacacagagcacagacagCCCAGAGTGCTCAGCTGGGGTCGGGTCTTCCCAGCAACCTCCCAGGTCCACGGTGCAGGACGTGTGCAGAAGACAGGGCAGTAAGAATGTgtgagggaggagacagaggataGCGCTTTGAAAGGCTGATGTCATGGCGTGCCCAGCCACTGAGGTCACCTCTGCAAGGCCAGGCCAGCATCCCAGCATGGACCCTGGCAACTGATGGCCGCTGGGGGAGCGAGAACTGCTCTCCTTTGAGGATACGGCTATTGGTATGCTGACCGTGCCCTAGTGGCTGGCCACACACCGTGCCCTAGTGGCTGGCCACACGCCGTGCCCTAGTGGCTGGCCACACGCCGTGCCCTAGTGGCTGGCCACACGCCGTGCCCTAGTGGCTGGCCACACACCGTGCCCTAGTGGCTGGCCACACGCCTGTGTTCATGTGGGCAGCCTTAACTGGACCCAGGGGGTTGTAAGTAACAATAATAGCAAATAAATAGACTGGGGATGGAAACGGGGTGGTGGCAGTAGAGGAAGTTGTAGTCGGGGGAGGGTTACTGATGGGTGGGATGATCAAGACGCATTACGTAAATACATGAAATTCCCAAGGaataaaaaaaagcattatttaaaataaacttaaaagtaAGAACATACACTGTAAACAATGAACACCGCCACAAACATACCTGATGGCAGCAACGTGTCTGGCGTGCCACTGGCGGAGGCATTGCCATTGTCACTGTCCTCCCCGAACTCCTTCTTGTATATGGACAGCATGTACGAGATCCGGTAGTCCAGCCTGACGCTCAGGATGAACTAGAAGAAACGACAGGGCAAACAGTTCCGTTAGCACGTACTGACGCACACCAGCCCGCTCAGGTGGTGCAGGCAACAGCACAGCATTTAAACACTGGCTCCTCTGTGGGTAAAGCGCTTGCCACACACGACTGGCAACCTGGGCTCCACCTCCAGAACAGCTCCACAGAGTTCCAGGGGGTCCgctactctcttctggcctctgtgggcacctgcatggACGTGCTTGTACCTCCCGCCCcctccaccaccaacacacacacaaaggaatacaaaaattaaaaagtctttttaatataatattttaaggtGGTCGGGTTGTAAATGTGGCTTTTGGTGAGTATAAGATCCAGAAGTAAATACAAACCCCACAGCAGCCTTTTCATCAGCCTGTGAATGTGGCACACACTGGATAAAGAGGCTCCGGCGTACGGGGCTTTTTAGGGTGCAGGGCAGACCGACACTGGGAACAGTGTATAAGGCCTCCGGCTCGCCTCTGACGCAGGAGGATGGGGACAGAAGCTGAGCTGTGGACGCTCGATACACAAGGAGTTTCTAAAACTCAGATGCctgaaggagggggaaaggaattCAATATGAAACACCAACGAGGCATTCAGGTCTGCTGGGAATGAGGAGTCACAGAATTTCACATCGTAGCCTTTGCTCCTCTGACGTGTCTAGTTATGAAGGCGCAGGTATGGTATAAGATAAAGAGGCAAAACCAAGGCAgagaaaaggccaggcatggtgagtcACACCTATATTCCCAACATCCTCAGCACttggggtgctgaggcaggaggattcccatgagttcaagagcagccgaGCTACAAAATGAGCTCTGGGCCACTCAGGGCTACAAACAAAccttcctgtcttttaaaaaaaaaaaaaaaaaaaattgtaaaggcagagaaagagagtaaaTAAGGCCAGAGGAAGAATAAAACAATGGTCCCTAGgaacgtggttttttttttaatatttatttattttatgtatatgaccattctatctgcatgtacacctgcaggtcagaagaaggcatcctgCCAGTATAgactggttgtgagccaccatgtggttgctgggaattgaactcaggaactctggaagaccagaccgtgctcttaactgctgaaccatctctccagccctggaaacatgtttttaaagtgGGTAAAGAGGAGAGGCCCTGAGGAGACAGAGCTGGCAGAGCTCAGCCAGTGAGTGCAGCGGCCTGGGGTGCTGAAGGCAGCAGGCTGAGGGCATCACACTGTGAAACAGGAGACTGTGCAGAGGTCAGACAGCAATAGAGGCTCAGGGAA encodes the following:
- the LOC127197746 gene encoding inositol 1,4,5-trisphosphate receptor type 2-like; the protein is MLSIYKKEFGEDSDNGNASASGTPDTLLPSAPVPDIDEIAAQAETMFAGRKEKTPVQLDDEGGRTFLRVLIHLIMHDYPPLLSGALQLLFKHFSQRAEVLQAFKQVQLLVSSQDVDNYKQIKADLDQLRLTVEKSELWVDNSYENGEMGAGQAKGGEETSEVCSQGHFQGKH